In one Corythoichthys intestinalis isolate RoL2023-P3 chromosome 16, ASM3026506v1, whole genome shotgun sequence genomic region, the following are encoded:
- the jpt2 gene encoding jupiter microtubule associated homolog 2, with amino-acid sequence MTSTNMFQGLEGSKPSSRVLRPPGGGSSNLFGGYEEEAPQPRRSNKMASNVFSSPEEPQKSQRRSNPPGGKSSGIFGEPEPPVQPQRPIPPGGPSSNIFGSGDCADVQSRSHPNKPKDNLSVASEPETPAIEAKVSQPPEAKGIQAEVEEQIASPAIVPAKEEPPIEPAAPEPASATTCSTSAPPPEDLKNHEPHLGPKPRSHNRVLNPPGGKSSVVFY; translated from the exons ATGACTTCGACGAATATGTTTCAAGGGTTGGAAGGATCAAAACCGAGCTCAAG GGTGCTGCGGCCTCCCGGTGGTGGGTCGAGTAATCTGTTTGGTGGCTATGAAGAGGAAGCCCCACAACCTAGAAGATCCAATAAGATGGCCTCTAATGTGTTTTCTTCGCCAGAGGAGCCCCAGAAATCCCAAAGGCGCTCCAACCCTCCAG GTGGAAAGAGCAGTGGAATTTTTGGGGAACCTGAGCCTCCAGTCCAACCACAGAGACCCATTCCTCCAGGTGGACCAAGCAGTAACATATTtgggtctggggattgtgcggATGTCCAAAGCCGAAGTCACCCAAATAAACCAAAG GACAATCTATCTGTAGCATCTGAACCTGAAACACCAG CAATTGAGGCCAAAGTCAGCCAGCCTCCTGAGGCCAAGGGTATTCAGGCTGAGGTTGAGGAGCAAATTGCCTCACCAGCCATTGTGCCAGCTAAGGAAGAGCCTCCTATTGAGCCAGCTGCCCCCGAGCCTGCTTCCGCCACGACCTGCTCCACGTCCGCTCCACCTCCCGAAGACCTAAAGAACCATGAGCCTCACCTAGGACCCAAGCCTCGCTCTCACAACAGGGTCCTCAACCCCCCTGGAGGAAAGTCCAGTGTCGTGTTCTACTGA